The genomic stretch AACTCATTTACATCAATGTCCGAAATGGCGAGCCTGTGCGAAACAAATTGGGGAACAATCATGAAATCCTTGCTCGCCACCGCGCTGTCCGCGGCCCTGGTGCTCGCCAGTTCACAGCTGGCGCTGAGCGCCGACCAGATCCGCATTCTTGCGCCGACATGGCTGGGATTCGCACCCGTCCATATCGCCGGCGATCTCGGCTGCTTCACCGCCAAGGGCCTCGACGTCAGCATCAAGTTCGAGGACGACCTGACCAATGTCATGGCGGCGATGGCGCGCGGCGACATCGAGATGCAGATGCGCTCGGTCGGCGAATATCAGGGCCGGCCGCGCGATGCGTCGACCCCCGGCATCATCATCGGCACGATCGATGAATCCGTCGGCGGCGACGGCGTCATCACCGACGACGCCATCAAATCAGTCGCCGATCTCAAGGGCAAGGTGGTCGCTGCCGAGCCGAACATCCCCTCACGCCTGCTCTTGCAGATGGAACTCAAGCAGGCAGGCCTGTCGCTGAAGGATCTGCAGATCAAGGACATCGCCACGGCCGATACCGGCGCGGTTTTCGTCGATCCGTCGATTGCGGCGATCGCGACCTACGAACCGTTCATGTCGCAGGCGCTGAAGGCGTCGACCCGTCCGGGCGCCCGCATGCTGATCTCGTCCAAGGACCACCGCGGCATTATCATCGACGCGATCATCGCCCGTAATGACGACTTCAAGGCGAACCCCGACAAATACGCGAAATTCCTCGGCTGCATCTACGAAGCGGTCGATTTCATCAAGGCCGAGCCGCAAAAATTCGCCGACATGGCCTCCAAGCATTTCGGCCTGACACCAGCCGAAGTGAGCGACATCGTCAACTCCAGCCTGTCCTACACGACGCTTGCCGAATCGCAGGCCTACATGGGCAAGCCTGGCGAAAAGGGCACGCTGCACGGGATCTTCGATACGGTCATGGATCTCAACCTGGAGAACGGCGCCGCCGACAACAAATTGGTTGCGGCCGACCAGATCGACAATTCTGCGATCAAAAAGATCCCCGCGAAATAACGATCGCGCCAACCGGGTCCGGCAACCCGGCCATCGCGGCTCGCCGGCCGCTCTCTAGACGGGGATAGTGATTTGTTCAGCAGCCTGTTTGTCTTCCGCGGCCGCGCCTCGCCGATGGTGGAGTTCGCCGTTAGCGTCGCGGCGGCGGCGCTCGTCATTGCGCTGTGGGAGTTGGCGGCGCGGGCGGGCATCATCGCGCCGCAATTCCTGCCCTCGCCGAGCCGTGTCGTCGTCGCCCTTTGGACGATGCTGACCGAGCAGAACCTTGTCTGGCACGTCGCGGTTTCGACCGCTCGCGTCTGGATCGCCTTCCTGCTCGCCGCCATCATGGCAATCCCGATCGGCATCATGATGAGCAGCTACCGGATCGTCGGCGCGGCTCTTGAGCCGATGATCGATTTCATCCGCTATTTGCCGGTTCCGGCGCTGGTGCCGCTGTCCATCATCTGGTTCGGCGTCGGCGAGGAGACCAAGATCTTCCTGCTCTGGCTTGGCACGTTCTTCCAGCTCGTGCTGCTGGTGGCCGACGACATGCGGCGCGTGCCGCAGGAGTTCGTCGAGGTCGCCCGCACGGTCGGCGCCAATTCGAGGCAAGTGATGACCGATGTCGCACTGCGCTGGATGGGACCGACGCTGCTCGACAATCTCCGCATCACGCTCGGCTGGTGCTGGACCTATCTGATCATCGCCGAGATCGTCGCCGCCGATTCCGGCATCGGCTACGTCATCTGGACGGCGCGGCGCTTCGTCAAGACACCCGAGGTCATGGCCGGCGTCGTTGTCATCGGTCTGATCGGCCTTGTCACCGACCAGCTGCTTCGCCTGCTTCACCGCCGGCTGTTCCGGTATCTGTGAGGGCGTGGCAATGACCGGATATGTCCAATTCATTGACACGGCGAAGTCGTTCGGCCCCGTCAATGTGGTGCGCAAGACCAGCCTTGGCCTCGATCGCAATTCGCTGGTCGTCTTCCTCGGACCCTCGGGTTGCGGCAAGACCACGCTGATGCGCATGGTCGGCGGTCTTGACGAGCCGAGTTCGGGTTCGATCCTGCTTGGTGGCGAAAAGGTCGTCAGGCCGGACCGCCGGCGCGGCATGGTGTTCCAGTCCTATTCTTCCTTTCCCTGGCTGACGGTCGAGAAGAACATCGCCTTCGGCATGCGTTACAGGAAGGACCTCGACGCGACGCAGAAGGCCGAGCGCATCGGCCATTATCTCGACCTGTTCGGGCTCGCCGACTTCGCAAACTCCTATCCGAACCGGATCTCGGGCGGCATGCGCCAGCGCGTGGCCATTGCGCGCACGCTGGCGGCCGGTTCCGATGTGCTGTTGATGGACGAGCCTTTCGGCGCGCTCGACGCGCTGACGCGCGAACGCCTGCAGGTCGAACTGCGGCAGATCCAGATCCGCGAGGAAAAGACCGTCATCTTCGTCACCCATGACGTGGAAGAAGCGGTGTTCCTTGCCGACCGCATCATCCTGTTCTCACGCCGCCCGGCTTCCGTCGTCGCCGACATCGACGTGGCGGCCGAGCTCGGTGCGGACCGGCCGCTGGAAATCCGCGAAACCCAGAAGTTCTTCGAACTGCGCAACAAGGTCCTGCACCTCATCCGCAACGAAACCGGAGTGGTCGTATGAGCCTCTCCTTTTCCGGAAAGACGGTAGTGATCACCGGGGCCAGCCGCGGCATCGGGCTCGGCATAGCCAGGGGATTCGCGCAGGCCGGAGCCACGCTGCATCTCATCGCCAATGACGCGGCCGTGCACGAACGCGCACGGGAACTCGGCGCTACCAGCGCGCAGGCCGACATCGCCGATCGTACGGCCGCCGCGGCGGCGCTCGAACAAGTTGCCCGCATAGACGTGCTCATCAACAATGCCGGCCTTGAACTGATGACGCCGATCACCGACAGCGGCGACGAGACCGAAGCCGCTTTCCGGCGCATCATCGAGATCAACATCATCGGTACGGCGCTGGTCACCGCTCGCGCTCTGCCGCGTATGCAAGCGGCTGCGGCGATCATCAACACCGCCTCGATCTGGGGCCGCGTCGCCGAAGCGCGTTTCGGCGCCTACGTCGCCTCCAAGCACGCCATTATCGGCCTGACCAAGACCTGGGCCAGGGAGCTTGGGCCGAAAGGCATCCGCGTCAATGCGGTCTGCCCCGGATGGGTTCGCACCGAGGCGTCGATGCGCTCGCTTGGCCGCATGGCGGATGAAGGCGGCGTCGACGAAGCGGCGCTGCTAGAGGACATCGTCGGCGCGCAGGCCCTGCCCGGCCTGATGGAGCCGGCCGACATGGCCGGCACCTATCTGTTCCTGGCATCCAGCCTCGCGGCCAACATCACCGGGCAATCGCTCGGCGTCGACAGGGGAGAAGTGCCTTGGTAGTCCCGCTCCGCGGAAAACGCGCGCTGGTCACCGGCGCGGCGAGCGGCATCGGCCGCGCGACGGCGCTCGCCCTGCAGGAGGCCGGGGCGACCGTGCTCGGGCTCGATCTCAGGGCGTCCGAAGGCGATATCCCGATCCTTGCCTGCGATCTCGCCAGCGAGGCCGACATCGTTGCGGCGGTCGGCCAAGGCGCGGAGCGGATCGGCGGCTACGATATCCTCGTCAACAATGCCGGCATCCTGCAGGAAGCCTCGCTTGACGCGATCTCGCTCGACCATGTCGACCGCATGTTCGCCGTCAATGTGCGCGGCGCGATCCTCGTCGCACGCGAAGTCCTGCCGCATCTTCCCGACGGCGGACGCATCATCAACATCGCATCCGAACTCGCCTATCTCGGCCGGGCGGACGCCTCGGTCTATTGCGCGACCAAGGCGGCACTGCTCGGGCTGACCCGCTCCTGGGCACGCGAGCTTGCGCCCGGAATACTGGTCAACGCCGTGGCGCCAGGGCCCACCGACACACCGCTTCTCGGCTTCGAGGCCCTGAGCGAAAGCCAGCGCGCGCTGGAAACGACCCATCCGTTGGGGCGGATCGGCCGGCCGGATGAAATCGCCTCCGCGGTGGTTTTCCTGGCCGGCCCGGGCGCCACCTTCTTCACCGGACAATGCCTGGGCGCCAATGGCGGCGCGGCGATGCTTTGAGATGGGATGATGATGAAAGACAGGGTTTTCCTCGCCGAATTGACGTGGCCGGAGGCCGAGAAGCGGATCGCCGCGGGCGCTCCGGTCTTCCTGCCGCTCGGCTCGACCGAACAGCATGGCCACCACATGGCCATGAATGTCGATGTCGTCATCCCGACCGCCATCGCCGAGACGGTGGCCAGGCAGGTTGGCGGCCTCGTTGCGCCGACCATCGCCTATGGCAACCGCTCGCAACCAAGGACCGGCGGCGGTCCAGCCTTTCCCGGCACGATCAACATTACGGCGCACACGTTTTCGCTCATCGTCAAGGATGTGATCTGCGATCTCTATCGCCAGAAGGTCCGGCGCATCGTCGTCCTAAATGGCCATTACGAGAATATTGGCCCGTCGATCGAGGGCATTGAACTCGCGCTCGACGCCATCGGCCGCGAGCGTGCGACCGACCTGACGATCCTGCGCATCGACCATTGGGAAATGGTGCGCGCCGAGACGCTGACAAAAGTGTTCCCCGACGGCTACCCCGGCATCGAACTCGAGCATGCCAGCGTGATCGAGACCTCGATGATGCTGGCACTGCGCCCCGAACTCGTCGATCTCGACAAGGCGCTGCATGACGGCCCGGCGCAGTTCAAGCCCTACGACCGTTATCCCAGGCCGGCCGAGGAAGTACCGCCGTCTGGCGTGCTGTCGCTGACCGAGGGTTCGTCGGCGCAAAAGGGCCGATGGCTGCTCGACGACTGCGAGACGCGGATCGTTGAAATCGTCAAACGTGAATTCTTCTGAGGTGCCGACACTATGAACAGCAATTTCTTCCAGCCGGTCGACGCCTCGGCGGTTCCCCGTTTTGCCGGGCTCTCGACCTTCATGCGGCTGCCGGCGGTGGCGAGCGCCGAGGGGCTCGACATCGCGCTCGTCGGCATACCGTGGGACGGCGGCACGACCAACCGCGCGGGCGCACGGCACGGCCCGCGCGAGATCCGCAACCAGTCGAGCCTGATGCGGCGCGCCCACCATGTGTCGGGCATCGAGCCGTTCAGCATCGCCAACGTCGCCGACGTCGGCGACCTCTCGGTCAATCCGATCAACCTGATGGACGGGTTGAAGCGCATCGAGGACGGCATCGCCGCTATCGTGGCGGCAGGCGCCATTCCGCTGGCCGCCGGCGGCGATCATCTGACGACCTTGCCAGTGCTGCGCGCCGTGGCCAGGGATCGTCCGGTCGGCATGATCCATTTCGATGCGCATTCCGACACCAATGACCGTTATTTCGGCGACAATCCCTACACGCACGGCACGCCGTTCCGCCGCGCGATCGAAGAGGGACTGCTCGATCCCAAACGGGTCGTGCAGATCGGCATTCGCGGCTCGATCTACGAGCCCGGCGAACATGACTGGGCGATCGCCCAGGGCATTCGCATCATCTACATGGAGGAGTTCGTCCGGCGGGGTGCTGCCAGCGTCATGGAGGAGGCGCGCGCCATCGCCGGAGCCGGCCCGACCTATGTGACCTTCGACATCGACTGCATCGACCCGTCGATGGCGCCGGGAACAGGCACGCCCGAGCTCGGCGGCTTCACCACCCGCGAGGCGCAGGAAATGGTCCGCCTGCTCGACGGACTGAACATTGTCGGCGCCGATGTCGTGGAAGTGGCGCCGCCGTTCGATCTCGGCAGCATGACGGCGCTGGCGGGTGCGACGATGATGTTCGAACTGCTGTGCGTGCTGGCGAAGTCGGTCCACGAAGCGCGAGCGCGCAAGATCAGGTAAAGGCGCCTATGGTCGACGCCATTGCCACGAGGACGGCCAGCCCCGCCGCCACCGACAGCCCGTTGAGAACGATCCCCAGAAGGCCAAGGGCGCGACTGTCGTTCGAACGCGCCAGCGCCATCACGCCGAAAACCGCGCCGGTGATATGCGCCAGCGGAGCGGCCAGCAGAAACACCAGCATGAAGAAGGCGGTGGCGATGTTCTGGACGAGTTGCGAAGCGTCGCTCGGCATCGCCACCATTATGGCGATGGCAATCGCTCCCGCAGCGAAGGCCGCCAACGCCAGTATGACCGAACGTTTACCGAACCTGCTGCGAGCCACGGCGCCAGGCATGGCCACCGCGCTTCTTCCCCATTGTGCCACTGTTGCCCCCCGGTTAGAGCTGTTCACCGTTTCATGGAAACGGTGAACAGCTCCAACTGTTTGTCTTGACGCAATACCGGACGGAAAACCGCTAC from Mesorhizobium sp. 113-3-3 encodes the following:
- a CDS encoding ABC transporter substrate-binding protein, which translates into the protein MKSLLATALSAALVLASSQLALSADQIRILAPTWLGFAPVHIAGDLGCFTAKGLDVSIKFEDDLTNVMAAMARGDIEMQMRSVGEYQGRPRDASTPGIIIGTIDESVGGDGVITDDAIKSVADLKGKVVAAEPNIPSRLLLQMELKQAGLSLKDLQIKDIATADTGAVFVDPSIAAIATYEPFMSQALKASTRPGARMLISSKDHRGIIIDAIIARNDDFKANPDKYAKFLGCIYEAVDFIKAEPQKFADMASKHFGLTPAEVSDIVNSSLSYTTLAESQAYMGKPGEKGTLHGIFDTVMDLNLENGAADNKLVAADQIDNSAIKKIPAK
- a CDS encoding ABC transporter ATP-binding protein — translated: MTGYVQFIDTAKSFGPVNVVRKTSLGLDRNSLVVFLGPSGCGKTTLMRMVGGLDEPSSGSILLGGEKVVRPDRRRGMVFQSYSSFPWLTVEKNIAFGMRYRKDLDATQKAERIGHYLDLFGLADFANSYPNRISGGMRQRVAIARTLAAGSDVLLMDEPFGALDALTRERLQVELRQIQIREEKTVIFVTHDVEEAVFLADRIILFSRRPASVVADIDVAAELGADRPLEIRETQKFFELRNKVLHLIRNETGVVV
- a CDS encoding SDR family NAD(P)-dependent oxidoreductase, with amino-acid sequence MVVPLRGKRALVTGAASGIGRATALALQEAGATVLGLDLRASEGDIPILACDLASEADIVAAVGQGAERIGGYDILVNNAGILQEASLDAISLDHVDRMFAVNVRGAILVAREVLPHLPDGGRIINIASELAYLGRADASVYCATKAALLGLTRSWARELAPGILVNAVAPGPTDTPLLGFEALSESQRALETTHPLGRIGRPDEIASAVVFLAGPGATFFTGQCLGANGGAAML
- a CDS encoding SDR family NAD(P)-dependent oxidoreductase, translated to MSLSFSGKTVVITGASRGIGLGIARGFAQAGATLHLIANDAAVHERARELGATSAQADIADRTAAAAALEQVARIDVLINNAGLELMTPITDSGDETEAAFRRIIEINIIGTALVTARALPRMQAAAAIINTASIWGRVAEARFGAYVASKHAIIGLTKTWARELGPKGIRVNAVCPGWVRTEASMRSLGRMADEGGVDEAALLEDIVGAQALPGLMEPADMAGTYLFLASSLAANITGQSLGVDRGEVPW
- the speB gene encoding agmatinase, with translation MNSNFFQPVDASAVPRFAGLSTFMRLPAVASAEGLDIALVGIPWDGGTTNRAGARHGPREIRNQSSLMRRAHHVSGIEPFSIANVADVGDLSVNPINLMDGLKRIEDGIAAIVAAGAIPLAAGGDHLTTLPVLRAVARDRPVGMIHFDAHSDTNDRYFGDNPYTHGTPFRRAIEEGLLDPKRVVQIGIRGSIYEPGEHDWAIAQGIRIIYMEEFVRRGAASVMEEARAIAGAGPTYVTFDIDCIDPSMAPGTGTPELGGFTTREAQEMVRLLDGLNIVGADVVEVAPPFDLGSMTALAGATMMFELLCVLAKSVHEARARKIR
- a CDS encoding creatininase, translating into MKDRVFLAELTWPEAEKRIAAGAPVFLPLGSTEQHGHHMAMNVDVVIPTAIAETVARQVGGLVAPTIAYGNRSQPRTGGGPAFPGTINITAHTFSLIVKDVICDLYRQKVRRIVVLNGHYENIGPSIEGIELALDAIGRERATDLTILRIDHWEMVRAETLTKVFPDGYPGIELEHASVIETSMMLALRPELVDLDKALHDGPAQFKPYDRYPRPAEEVPPSGVLSLTEGSSAQKGRWLLDDCETRIVEIVKREFF
- a CDS encoding ABC transporter permease translates to MFSSLFVFRGRASPMVEFAVSVAAAALVIALWELAARAGIIAPQFLPSPSRVVVALWTMLTEQNLVWHVAVSTARVWIAFLLAAIMAIPIGIMMSSYRIVGAALEPMIDFIRYLPVPALVPLSIIWFGVGEETKIFLLWLGTFFQLVLLVADDMRRVPQEFVEVARTVGANSRQVMTDVALRWMGPTLLDNLRITLGWCWTYLIIAEIVAADSGIGYVIWTARRFVKTPEVMAGVVVIGLIGLVTDQLLRLLHRRLFRYL